The genomic stretch GCTCGCAGTTTATTAAAAACAGAAAATCCTCAATAACCGTGCATTTATCGCTTTATCTTACAGAGGCGAGAGGCCGGAGTGCTGAAGGAGTTCCTACCGGAAAAGTTTGAGTATGTGTTGTTCGTTCCACTAACGCCCGTACAAGTAAGTCTTGCTCGATGCGACTTCGTTCTCCACTTTTATTGGGGCCATGCtagaaattattgaaattactcTGCAATAACCATCATTAAACTATTTTAGGAAAAAATGTACGAAGTATTTCTGCAAATGAATGAATACATTACGCCTGCTGGTGAAAACATCGCAGAGGGAGCAAGAGGCAAAAAGTTTAAGCTACTAGCCGATTACACTTCCCTCAGAAAGGTGAGTgaaattgttttattattcggAAATTAATATCTTACGGATGACTTTAATTCGTACAGATTTGGACCCATCCTAAAGTTTTGGAAAAAGCATGGGAAACGGCAGTTCAAGAGAAAACCAAACGGGACGCTCGGTTCCGTTTGACATCTACACCGGACTCAGACGACGATCGCCCTGATGATTACAACGACATTTCCTCTGGAGCTCTTTCGGTCACCAACGATTGGTGGCGGAGACATCTGGAAGCCAATGATCTGGAATCACTTTATCCAAGCGGTAAACTACGGGTTATGTTTGAGATATTGAAACAATGTCACGAAAGGGGAGAAAAGTGTCTAATTTTCTCTGCATTTGTTGCTGTGTTAAACGTGGTTGAACACTTTATGGCAAAGATACATAACCAGGGAAAGGATCCAGCGGCTGATGTGTATGGCTACAGCGCATTTAAGGGCCCGTGGGAGCCAGGCATCGATTACTACCGCTTGGATGGTAAAACGCAGAAAACTATCCGCCATAGAATGATTACATCCTTCAACGATCCTTCAAACAAACGAACAAAGTGTTTCCTAATTTCGGCAAAAGCCGGTGGCCAAGGCATAAATCTGATTGGAGCAAACCGAGTTATTATTCTGGACACCTCTTGGAATCCGTCTAATGACCAGCAGAATATTTTCCGGATATTCCGATTAGGACAGAAGAGAAAATGTTTCGTTTACCGGCTTTTGGCTATGGGGACAATGGAAGAGAAGGTGTATTCAAGATCTGTCACTAAACAGgcaatgagttttcgagtggtCGACGAGCAGCAAATCGATCGACATTACAGTTTTTCAGAGCTAGCTGAATTGTACAGTTTATCAAGGGTAGCAGATCAAGTTCGGGAAACACCCATACTTCCAGCGGACGATTTGTTAGCTTCATTATTACGAAATTATCCTGCGTGTGTATTTAAATATCACGAGCATGATTCGCTACTTGAGAACAAACCAGAGCAAGATCTGAGTGAGGAAGAGAAGAAGGAAGCGTGGGCTGCTTACGAGCGTGAGATACAGAACAACGAGAAACCATCGTATTTGGGAAATTTGGGAATGATGCCTGGTTTTCTGGGAGCAGGATTTCCCGgaccaccaggttccggtattGGACCCTATCCACCGATGAACTATCCTGGACTCTCAGGAACTTTGGCTGATATGTATCGAAATGATTTCGGTTATGGCTCTAGTATGAATAGGCTCATGTACCCATATAGCCAGCAACCGTTCCCAATGATAAATGATCCGAGCTATTCGTCAATCATGGGTAAACAACCGTTTCCCAATTTTAATTTGCCTGGTTCATCGAGTAGCATTCCGGACTTTGCATATCCTTCTGCAATGAACGGCCAAGGGGCACCCGGGACAGCTAGCTATAACTCGACAGCAGCGTTACAAACACTTTTAGATCTATACGCCAAATCCATGTCCGGTGGAATGAGTTCCAGTACCATAACAACCACTACAGCAGCCCCAGTGGCTGCCAGTACTTCGGCGTCGTCAGTAGGCGTTTCGCCGTACAATGCGCTGAGCTCATTGAAACAGTTCAACGGGTTTCCTCCACCGAATCCTCCAGGTGTTAGTCCCAGTCTATCACTTCCTTCTCCACAGCATCCTCCACCTCCTGCAGTAAGCTCACAAACCCCAGCAACCTCAAACAACGCTGCCCTTATTAATATGCTCAACGAACAGCCTATGCCAATGTCATCGGCAGCTTCTTCCGGTCCGTTTTCACATCTAAATTCTCCTCTACCTGCTCCCTCCATTCCAATACCTCCGCGAAGTACTCCTAGTACAACAGTAACGACAATGGCAATGCCCTTACCAGTATTAACCAGCTCCACAGTGGTCAAAAGTGTTGCTCCAAGCATCAGTGCCGCATCGAACCCACCTGTTTCAATGCAGCAATTGGCGAAATCTAGTGGACCATCGGCACTACCCATCACCAAACATGGAACAAGTGACAATAACCCAGGTAACGCAAAACCAATTCCATTAACAACTACAACGATAGTAGCCAGTGATGACGATGATGTGGATGACGATGGTGTCCCTCGGCCGCATATAATTGTACGAGATCCTTCGTCGATAAATGCAACAGGGCAGGCTAAAACGCAGGACAAAGATAaagtagtaaaaaaaatcaatatgggtattgtctatccagaagaaaaaaatcagaaagaTCAGTCCAAAAATATAATGTTAGGTGCGAAGAGTATAACTAACTTAACAAAGCCGACGATAGCTGTAAAAAATGTAGAAAGTATGAAGGCGGCCGTCCCGACTGCAACCACATCTGGAAGTAACTTGAAAACCGTTTCGCCAGTGCTCGCCCAGCCACGCCCTGGATCTGTCAGTAGCAAACCCATGCGTGCTTCACCCATGCAACTAACGCATCAAAATCTCACTAAACCACAACAACCTACTGCTGTACATCATCCCATGGTTCGTGTACCACCGGCAGGAAGCTCGCAGAGTATAATCCAAAAGCAACCGTCTGCGCCACAACGGCAACAGGTGCCGGTGATTACCAGTGCCAAATCGTTGCAAATGTCTTCGGTGAACTCTCAAGCGACTCCTTCGCCCGGATCTTTCAATCTACAACAACGACCACCAAACCTTTCACCAGTAACATCCAGCTCTTCCACGGTTCTACCCAGCACTAGTTCAACAGCATCCCTTCCGCGCGGTGCAATTGCGGCTCAGCAACTCCGGGAACTGCAACAGCGAATGAATATAAACAGCAACTCAAGTACTAATCATTCACCAGGTCAACCTAGCAATTTAGTTGTATCCAAACCGAAGAAAACTGCTGCTCAAATAATTGCTAATAGACAAAGATCGTTGGGTGCCGtgaaacaacaacagcagcagcaacaacaacaacagcaagtACACCCGGGAGGACTTTTTGCGTCACCTGCCTCCAAATTACTAAGCGTTAATCAGAGGCAGCAAAAATCACCTATTAACACAGTTGCAACCAGCTCTTCTCCACGAATTACAAAAACCGCTTCTCCGTTATCGGACAGCGTTAGTATTACCAAAATTACCAGTACTGGTCAGCGGATAGCAATGAACAATCCGTCTATTAGTTCAATCAGCAATACTAATAGTAATTCTCCCAACATCAGTCCTGCTCTTCTAAGCAGTAGTATAGGAAGAAAGCAGGATCTGGTTATTACTAAAACAATTCCTGGTGCTGCTACAGTGCGAAAGGTAGTTTCCGGACCGAACATGATCGTTAAACAGCACATGGCGCCAGTCGCAAAACGAAGCTTGTAAGCATGATCGCTTAGGTCCTGGTAGAAGTTTAAACTAATCGTTCATAATTGTTTCTTCCAGCCCATCGGTAACGCCAGCGATGAGGAATACAGCAACAACGTCAACAACACCCGCGACAGCGATGAATTCAACGATGGGAAGCACTGGTAGCGTGAATCGAATTATTTCGACCGCCGCAAACAGCAGCAGTGGTAACAGCATTACAGTACGAAAACGTAAAGCCCCCGAACCAACACTAATAGATAGCCTGAAGGCTAAAAACAATTCCATCACCATCAGTGAGGTTCGGTCGATCTATCAACCACCGGCTGCCAAGAAACCTAATCAGGTATTTTATTCCGGTTGTATTTCACAATCCGATCTTTGTTGACAATGTTCGGACAAATAATTAAAACTGCCAATAACCACAAAAATCAATTCCTTGTAGATGTTTTTCATGCAATTTAAATTGCGATATCTTGAAATATACCTACtgattgtgtttattttttcttttattttccaGGGTACACCAGCACAAGCACAGAAACGGTTAGGAAGTGGTATCACGATCACGCCTAGAAAACCAACAAACCAACAGGCGCAACGTAAGGAATATACAGATATTTTGATAAGATAGCATAGAGCAATTCCACGGAAAAAAGGATTAATTTTTATCatgttttatcaaaaaactaGTTCTAAGttcgaaaatgttttttgctAAGAAATTATAGTGTGGAATTACTTTATACTTACAGTTGTGATGAAGAGGGTATCCCAAAACAACGGTCACTACATcgatttgtttcttttttacaGAAAATGTCGAAGTGGTGGAGATTGAATGAACCCCAACGTCAGCATCCAGCAAGTCGATTAAAGAATAAATGAATGCAATATCCTCCTTACGTCCTGGAAATAGAAGGCTTGCTGGGATGCGTTACCAGTACAGAGCACTTTCCTGTTAGGTTAAAGTGGGGAGCGAGTAAATCCTACAGGAAGTCCAGCGGAGTACCAGTTTAAGAGCATATTTTAAGCAACATTAATACAGGAAACCAaaactaatttaaaaataactgTACAACATAACTCGCTTGAGAACGATTTTCTTCCTGGTGAATATCTACAAATTAGTGCAAGCGAAAATTTGTGTACGTCGTTTAGAGCATATAAAAGCTATAAAAAAAGAAATCGTCGCACAATAATAACAGCAAATTTTAGTTGTGACATATTACTATTTTCGAAACTAAATAACTCAGCATGTTTTACCAGGCGAATCGTTTCGAATAGAAACAAATTCTACGATGACAGAACTGTCAGCCTCTTGTACATATATGGTTCAAAAACTAGCCAACCactatttatttaaatttttaaattatttgtggCAGAAAATCAAtcaatgtgaaaaaaaattagaaaaaaatcggTTTATATAACTGTGAATAGTTACACAACGATTGATGTTCTCTTCATCATAGTAATTAAGATCTAGAAAGTGTAAATAGTGAAAGATACAATTTAAAACACTGAAGAAAGGGAATCGTTTACTTTTAAAATGGCAATACATTATGTACATTTGTTAATAGCATTTGTGATTCCACGGAAGGTACTGATAATAAACATGATTTAACTTGTGATACAGAAAGGTTCAGCCTTTTATTTCACGTCCAGTTTAGAAGAGCTCAACTAAAATGACGCTTCCGATGTTTCCGCAGATAGCGAACGTGGACAAAGTCTTTTTCACAAATATCACATTTGGCAGTCCGTTCCGTACCGTGACCCTTTTCGTGAATCAACATGTTTGTCCGATTGGAGAACTCACGGTTGCAGAAATGGCACGAGTACGGTTTGACGCCACTATGCGTTAGCAGGTGCCGTTTGTGGCCGGAAGCATGAGCAAACCGCTTGGAGCAGTATTTGCATTCGTATGGTTTCTCGCCAGTGTGTACCCTTGCATGTACTTCCAAATAATTTGGAGTCTTGAAGCGTGCCAGACAAATCTCACACTCGTACCTAGCATCCCGCTGTTCCGATGGACTAGCGTGCAATTTCATGTGAGTTTGCAGGTTTCCTTTACTGAAAAAATGCTTCTGGCATATGGAACATTCGAATCGCTCGCTTTGGTCGTGTACCTTTTCGTGATTCGTTAACGAACTGTGCTGCATAAAAGTTTTCCCACATCGTGTACACTGGTAGGGTCCGATTACGTCCTGAACTACACCGTTATGATATTTTTGCTCGTGATAGCGAAGCATAATTCGTTTGACGAAAGTTTTGCTACACTGTTGGCATTGGTACAACTGGTCAATAGTGTTGCCTAATTTATGCCTTTCGAATGCCTCCTTACTCGAGTAACTGTTGAAACAGATTCCGCATTCAAACTGCTTAGAACCTTTACTTAAACGGTCTGGTTCATGAACTTGCTTCGAATGGCGCATGAGTTGATCTTTAGTAATGAATTTTTGTCGACATCCGCAGCATTGATTCGTAGCAAGTCTCCGAATTGTACGTATTTGCCGATCCAGAAACCTTTCTCGGAAATGTCTAGCCAGGGATGTTTTATTGGAGTACCGTTTGAAGCATATCTCACACTCGTAAGGTTTCGCTTCGTCGCTAGTTACTCTACTGGCTGTGTGATCCGCTAGTGAATGTTGTTTCAGCCGATCCAAGCTGTCGAAGTCCTTTCGACAGCCACAACAGCGGTGATCGGTTGGAGTTTTCTGCTCTGGCACTCGCACACCGACTGCCGATATCGCCATCCGCTTGTGACGATTGAGGGATGTCTTTTTAAAGTACCTCTTGAAGCATATATCGCATTGGTACGGCTTTTTGGTGCAGTCGTTGGTTTTTTCCGgttcatgaattttttttatatggtcTGTTAATGCTTCAACAGTTTCGAAATCCGCCCTACAGGCGCAACAGGTTGTAGATAGTACGGGAGATTGGATAGCTGTAACCCGTGTTTCTTCGCATGGTTCCACTGGAATATCATCTTCTATATCATCGCTGGTGCTATCGCGGTCTTCTTCATTATCTGTATCCTTAGCGCAAGATTCGTTTTTGGCGATGTTGTCTTGCGAGCTCACAATTTGTCGTAATTTTTTGTCAGATTTTTGACATTGTTTAATGATAGAGTATGCAATGTATAAACCTTCAACACACCGTTCGCAGCAATTTTTGGGAAGCAAATCAGTCTGGTCAATCTGAAAAGGATATACAGCTAGCGCAACACATATAACATAAgatgtaaaaaaattacctcGACTCCGGCACAAAATGTAATCATCTTCTCTATAGTTACGCTTTCTGTTTCATAGCTGATAGGAATAAGATCCTGCTTCGAATCCTGAGCACAGACACGACAGCAACTGTCCATCGTAATCTAGAGATCAACATCAATGTTCCAACAGCAACTGCAGGCGACGACGCCACGAACTAGACTTGAAGGTTATGTTATCACTGTCAGCTGATTGATTTCTCTTCTCATGTTCAATAAAATAAAGAGTTGAGAGAGCGTTCGAATGAATATCatataatgaatgaaatgaacaTGCAAGTTTTCATTGTGCCATCTGGTCTTATCAGatttaaaaatcgaattttttcgCCTTAATAACTTTATTCCAGTATGCGTTACTATTGCAAAGCCGGAATGACATTCAAATAGTAATTCGGGGGAGGAGATTTGAAATACCTACAGCGattgtttgaataaattttacatTAATCCAAAAATTTGAAGGTCGCAGAGTTTGCAAATCTAGAATTAATGATAAATTAACATACAAATTATATAAACTTTATTCGCTTGTAGATCAATTGTTGAATAGCAGTTATGTCTAACAATCGTCATCGGTAAGAAAATTTAGTTCCGGGTTTGAGTCCGGTGAAAATCGTAATGAGTAGTTTGAAAGTCTGGTCCGGTGTCTCAAACAAACATGACCGcgttattttagtaaaaaaaatcgatgacaAAACTCATTAAAAGCTGTGGAAATATATCAAAATTAcgtaaaatagataaaaaaaagcaaatgaaaaaatacttaaattcaacttaaaaaaaataggcGCGTTTTAAACATGAACTCAGACACAGTTTTCGAAACCGACTCTATGTAATTTCCTTTTTCTTCTGGAGCTTGCATTCTAACAACAGTTAAATGTTTTCTCATGATGACTTTCATTTCCACCTGCTATTGAATAAAACAAGCATTAACGTATACCGATGTAATATTATATGTTTGCTTCTTTTGGTTGCCTAGCAAGTTCTCATTTATCACTGGGATCCTGACCATTCACTGTTAGACAGCAAACTGTTCTGCGGGCTGTGCAAATCGCATAAAACACCTTAACGGGGTTTCAAAGCCATCAGTTTAGTATAGGTCACTGAGTTAATCAAGTGTTTAGGCTGATACTCCTAGTTGAACGGACAATGGCCCCAATTGTGCTTTACCATTTCCCAATTTCGGCACCCTCTAGGTCGGTTCTGCTGGTGATGCGCAACCTTGAACTAGACGTTGAGGTATGTAAAAGTCATAACTGTTATGAGTCATGCTAAATAGTCTCTGCTTAAATTATGTAGATGATTTGCATTGAAATACTCGATGAATGATCGGTAAATGTTATGCAACAAATATAAAGTAACTTACCAGTTATTTGATTTCAGATTAAAATTCTCAATCTTATGGCTGGTGAGCATATGAAGCCAGATTTCCTTGAAATAAATCCCCAGCACACAGTGCCGACTATCGTTGACGATGACTACATTCTGTGGGAATCCAAGGCAATCGTAACGTATTTAGTGGAGCAGTACAAACCGGACTGTGAACTATATCCCGCTGATCCGAAAACGCGTGGTATCATAAACCAGCGTTTGTATTTTGACTCGACTGTTTTGTGGGCACGAGTATTTTCGGCAATAGCTCCAATAATGCGCCAAGGGGCCACCAGCATACCGCAAGACAGAAAGGACGCTATTAAGGATGCACTGAAAACTTTGAATGATTACCTCGACGGCCAGGACTGGGTTGCAGGGGACAATTGCTCTGTAGCTGATCTGTGCCTGCTTGCTTCTGTTTCAACCCTTGATGTAGAACAGTATAtcagaagaaatgaaaaaaaaacactaatttttgtttgaatttcagAAACTCGGAGTTGATCTGAACCAGTTTGCGAACATCACAGCTTGGTACGATCGCTGCAGTACTCTACCTGGCTACGACGAAAACAACGAAGGCGCTACCGGTTTTGGTAACGCCATAAAATCAAAGCTAGAAGAGCCATTTTAGGCGTATTTCACGTTAACTCGACGTTTACATTTATTAGTCAATTTTAAAGCTAATGTAAGTTACAAAATATCCGTACTAAACATACAGAACTTGTTTTTTTCTTATGTTTGAAAAATACACCAGGACAAAACCAACAATATTGATTCAAACTTAACTGAAGAAACATTTTGAGAACTATCGGAAGGTATATGAACCCCAATTATATAATTAAAGGAATAGTAATGGAATTTCCAATAATCAACCAGGTGACCATCTGCAATAGTTCACATCAATCAGACCTGCAAAAATAACTGTTCCGTGAATCAATAATTTATTATAAGAACCAATACTCACACGTACCTACGATGTCCATATAATAACAGTTAAAACAGCAAAGAGAATACTCATATATGTTTCTCTACCGCGAGGAATAAAATCCTGAATTTGTTTcaacaataaacaaaacaaaaaaacattgaaaaccacttttattgatttttcgCTTTCGAACACCAAGTTATTGGTTATCTGGAAATgacctgaaaataaaattgaattactAAACGGTACGCGCGATTTCCACTAATTCTTTGGTGTCTACCAGTGTCACATTGCTTTTAGGCAGGTTGGTTCACTCTGTAGTAGTTACACTAAGAGCAAATTACTAACTTAGCTAAGATTGTAAACAACAATATTTTACGTTCAATCTGATAAagcaatggaaaaaaaaaacttttttctaagaTCGAGGTTTCTGCCATTTTATCAAAATGATAACCTTAGTCAGTAACATTACAACCAAGAAACGCGCATCATTCTTCACCAGTACTACTTTCGTTGAACCTACAACCAAACCGATAACATCAATGCACGAACTCACCTTTTTTCGATAAATCATTTTGCtgactttttttctctcttggaCAGTCGCTTTACATGACTGAATAAGACATTACTAATCTGCAAGGGAAAACAAATGCTGTGAATTGGTTCAACCATTTCATTTAACATACCGTAGTTAATGATATTGTTCAACATTTCCTATTTCTTTTGCTGCGACGAAGGCCAGTAGGTTCAGCTTCAGCGGTTCGACGCCTCATGGCGCGTGTCATTATCGGTTCTCTTCCCAGGAAAGGAGAGCTGGACACTACTTCCACTACCACTGGTTGAGCTTTGGCCGTGCTTGTCGCCACACTTGAACCTTTTAAAATATCAGCTTCGAAGATTTCATAAGAAGTAGGTTCTACGACGCTCGTATCCTTTGAATCGATGGCTGGGACTGATTTGAGCTCTCCAGTGTCACCAATCGGATCGTATTCGATCAACGAGCATAATGTGGTATCGGTTTCGTAATCCCGCGAAGAAACATCCATAATCGGTTTCTCAAGGGCGGTTGAATTTTCTTCAgctgaaatgaaatgaaatatgcACTATGAAATTAACCGTTTAAGGTTTTTAATAATAAACAAATACCGTGTGAAACATTGCGTGAAACTTTCGAATCCAAGGGCCGAGCGGTATCTTTGGCAACTACGTCAGTGGCTCGCTGTTTAGTTATGTTCTCGGTGCGTAACTTGTTTTCTTCAAGTTCACGCAATAGTTCTACTTCCGCTACAGTTACAATT from Wyeomyia smithii strain HCP4-BCI-WySm-NY-G18 chromosome 3, ASM2978416v1, whole genome shotgun sequence encodes the following:
- the LOC129728040 gene encoding zinc finger protein OZF-like, with amino-acid sequence MDSCCRVCAQDSKQDLIPISYETESVTIEKMITFCAGVEIDQTDLLPKNCCERCVEGLYIAYSIIKQCQKSDKKLRQIVSSQDNIAKNESCAKDTDNEEDRDSTSDDIEDDIPVEPCEETRVTAIQSPVLSTTCCACRADFETVEALTDHIKKIHEPEKTNDCTKKPYQCDICFKRYFKKTSLNRHKRMAISAVGVRVPEQKTPTDHRCCGCRKDFDSLDRLKQHSLADHTASRVTSDEAKPYECEICFKRYSNKTSLARHFRERFLDRQIRTIRRLATNQCCGCRQKFITKDQLMRHSKQVHEPDRLSKGSKQFECGICFNSYSSKEAFERHKLGNTIDQLYQCQQCSKTFVKRIMLRYHEQKYHNGVVQDVIGPYQCTRCGKTFMQHSSLTNHEKVHDQSERFECSICQKHFFSKGNLQTHMKLHASPSEQRDARYECEICLARFKTPNYLEVHARVHTGEKPYECKYCSKRFAHASGHKRHLLTHSGVKPYSCHFCNREFSNRTNMLIHEKGHGTERTAKCDICEKDFVHVRYLRKHRKRHFS
- the LOC129728048 gene encoding glutathione S-transferase 1-1-like; the encoded protein is MAPIVLYHFPISAPSRSVLLVMRNLELDVEIKILNLMAGEHMKPDFLEINPQHTVPTIVDDDYILWESKAIVTYLVEQYKPDCELYPADPKTRGIINQRLYFDSTVLWARVFSAIAPIMRQGATSIPQDRKDAIKDALKTLNDYLDGQDWVAGDNCSVADLCLLASVSTLDKLGVDLNQFANITAWYDRCSTLPGYDENNEGATGFGNAIKSKLEEPF